The Nitrospira sp. genome contains a region encoding:
- a CDS encoding DUF4359 domain-containing protein, which yields MSLLRLSMLVVALTVAVGLAWSNPTMDDYLRFIEQELGKAVDRMDQRTPTREQQFIRQMFQSQSKKLLESVVRPNTARHNWWFLSRYETDVADTHVVVLGLGGRFIPLHGVEEVTLKIGRMAF from the coding sequence ATGAGCCTACTTCGTTTGAGCATGCTGGTCGTGGCACTTACCGTCGCGGTCGGCCTGGCATGGTCGAATCCGACCATGGACGACTATTTGCGCTTTATTGAACAGGAACTCGGCAAAGCGGTGGACCGAATGGATCAGCGTACACCGACTCGAGAACAGCAATTCATTCGGCAGATGTTTCAGTCACAAAGCAAGAAGCTTCTGGAATCAGTTGTCCGGCCAAATACTGCAAGACACAATTGGTGGTTCCTTAGCCGGTATGAGACGGATGTGGCAGATACACACGTTGTGGTTCTCGGTCTCGGCGGTCGATTCATTCCTCTCCATGGTGTCGAGGAAGTGACGTTGAAAATTGGGCGAATGGCCTTCTAA